CGGACCGGGCGGCGCGCCCATTCCTGCTGCACCGCCCGCGCGGTCGCGAAGGCGCGGTCGATATCGGCGACCGAGGACTGGGGCAGATCGGCGATCTTGCGTCCGGTGGCGGGGGCGAACACCTCGACGGCGGGCGCGCCGCCCGCGACGGCACGCTCGAGCAGGGGCTGGACCAGCGCCGACGGCAGGGCGTCGGCGGCAGCCAGCGGGGAGGCGGTGGTCATCGTCGGCCCTCTCGATCTGCGTGCCATTAACTGAACACTAGTGTTAGATTAATGGACATGCCGCGCTTCGTGTCAAGCTGTTCGTCATGGAACACAGACATGGCAGGCTGCCGACTGTGAGGCAGCACCATGGGGGTGGCGCCGCGTCGTGACCGAGGCGACCACGCGGCGGGGCCGCCCGCCGCAGACCCGGGAGCAGGCCGAGGAGGTGCGCGCCCGCATCGTGCTGGCCACCGCGGAAGTGTTCACCCGCAACGGTTCTCGCGGACTGAGCGTCGCGCAGATCATCGAGCAGGCCGGGCTGGCCAGGCCGACCTTCTACCGTTACTTCGGCAACGCGACCGAGCCGCTGCACGTCCTGCTGGAAACCTCGAACGCCGGGCTGGTCGACGGTATCGCCGCGGCCCTCGCCGGCACCGACGAACCCGTCGAGCTGGGCATCCGGCTGATCGACGCCTATCTGGCCTGGGCCGGCGGGCACGGCGCGATGCTGCGGCCGCTGTTCGCCGAACTACACGACCCCGCCTCGCCGGTGTCCGCCTACCGGGAACGCGCGCTCGACGACATCCGAAACCTGGTCCGCGCGACCTTCACCGAGCTGGGCCGGCCGGTCCCGAGCCCGATCGACCTCGACGCGGCCCTGCACGTCTGCGAGTACGTCGTCTATCGGATCTCGTCCGGCACCGCACCCGGCGCGGAGCCCGATCCGGCGACCGTCGCCGAGGCCCGGCTCACCATGATCCGGGTGCTGCTGACCACCCTCGGCACCCGCGCCGATCTCGCGTATGCGCTGGATCTGCCCGGTATCTTCCCGCACTGACCCGAGCGCACTCGTACGTTTCAGCCCCGCGAACCCGGCGAGCGTCGTTGATCGCCGAGTCCACAGGTTCATTGGGATGCGTTGTCCCGCATCGGCGCCGGGGCGAAACGTTCGGTATGCACGGTGGCGGTCGGGTCGTGCAGGGCGAGCAGTTCCCGGCCGGCCTCGGCGAGCACCGGCGGGCCGCAGACGTACACCGCGGCGCCCGTGGGTGTCTGCGCGAAGATCATGCGCGGATCGGGCAGGCCGAATTCGTCGTCTGGGCGTACCACCACATCCCCGCCGGTGAGCCGGGCCAGCTCGCACAGGAACGGCATCCTGGCCCGCGATCGGCCGAAATACATGAGCCGCCAGGGTGTTCCGGCGCGCTCGGCGGCAACGACCATCGGCAGGATCGGCGTGATTCCGATCCCACCGGCGACGAATAGATAACGCGCAGCGGCCAGCAGCGCAAAGGCGTTGCGCGGCCCACGGATCGGCAGCCGGTCGCCGACGCGCAACCGCTCGTGCACCTCACGCGAGCCGCCGTCGCCGTGCTCGAGATAGCGCACCGCGATGCGGTAGTACTCCCGGTCGGCCGGGTCGTTCGTCAGCGAATACTGCCGCAGCCGACCGGACGGCAGACACAGCTCGATATGCGCCCCTGGCGTCCAAGCGGGCAAGGCATCCCCATCCGGATCGCGCAGCCGCAGGCTGACGACGCCGTCGGCCTCGGGCTCGATCCGGTCGACGACGACCTCGAAACCGTTGCGGCGCAGTGACTGCGGTAATGTCTCGGCGAGCATCGCGGGACGTTGCCCGGCCGGCTGCACCGGCCGCCGCAGCGCGACGCGCGGCGTGATCGTCGGCTCGCCGGAGCGGAAAGCGGCTGGGCCCGTACCGAACTCGAAGGTCACGGCGCATGTGCGACGCACCTGCGGCTGATCGACGTAGCCAGTAGAGCCCATCTCGCATCCTCATCTCTGA
This genomic stretch from Nocardia brasiliensis ATCC 700358 harbors:
- a CDS encoding ferredoxin reductase, with amino-acid sequence MGSTGYVDQPQVRRTCAVTFEFGTGPAAFRSGEPTITPRVALRRPVQPAGQRPAMLAETLPQSLRRNGFEVVVDRIEPEADGVVSLRLRDPDGDALPAWTPGAHIELCLPSGRLRQYSLTNDPADREYYRIAVRYLEHGDGGSREVHERLRVGDRLPIRGPRNAFALLAAARYLFVAGGIGITPILPMVVAAERAGTPWRLMYFGRSRARMPFLCELARLTGGDVVVRPDDEFGLPDPRMIFAQTPTGAAVYVCGPPVLAEAGRELLALHDPTATVHTERFAPAPMRDNASQ
- a CDS encoding TetR/AcrR family transcriptional regulator, with product MTEATTRRGRPPQTREQAEEVRARIVLATAEVFTRNGSRGLSVAQIIEQAGLARPTFYRYFGNATEPLHVLLETSNAGLVDGIAAALAGTDEPVELGIRLIDAYLAWAGGHGAMLRPLFAELHDPASPVSAYRERALDDIRNLVRATFTELGRPVPSPIDLDAALHVCEYVVYRISSGTAPGAEPDPATVAEARLTMIRVLLTTLGTRADLAYALDLPGIFPH